A stretch of Myroides oncorhynchi DNA encodes these proteins:
- the recN gene encoding DNA repair protein RecN, producing MLISLTIKNFALIDTLEIDFSNGFSIITGETGAGKSIVLGALGLLQGKRADLSSLKDKEAKCVIEGAFSIAKYRLNDVFTDLELEYEDTTIIRREILPSGKSRAFVNDSPVNLNDLQRLTEHLIDIHSQHQTMELSDENYQMQIVDAVAGNSKVLVKYKEQLILYKKAQHQLRDLIQQQADLLKEQDYNAFLLEELVQAKLDGLDQVELEQEYDKLNNVEFVRECFGQSIGALTDDQVGIGNQLKEVKQLLQKTSSISKEYEELYNRLVSVEIELKDLSNEIESQLDSVSADPEQLNLINERLQLLYNLQRKHQVGTVEELIVLRDNLEERVDLASGIDDKITSLEKEIASLEVVLNTYGDELTSTRLKAVPVLIKQLLEILALVGIPNANFKFDFTMSKAFLANGKDELQLLFSANKGMDFGILKKVASGGELSRIMLAIKAILARYSNLPTIIFDEIDTGVSGEVADKMGVIMNDMSNHMQVFAITHLPQIAAKGKQHYKVFKTSNNETTTSQLVLLSYDERVREIAQMLSGKDISDSALVHAKELLSK from the coding sequence ATGCTTATATCATTAACAATAAAGAATTTTGCATTAATTGATACCTTAGAGATTGATTTTTCTAACGGTTTTTCTATTATTACTGGTGAAACAGGAGCAGGTAAATCCATAGTATTGGGAGCACTTGGGCTGTTGCAAGGTAAACGTGCTGATTTATCATCTTTAAAAGATAAAGAAGCGAAATGCGTTATAGAAGGAGCATTTAGTATAGCAAAGTATAGACTAAATGATGTATTCACTGATTTAGAATTAGAATACGAGGATACGACTATCATTAGAAGAGAGATCTTGCCATCCGGAAAGTCTCGCGCTTTTGTAAACGATAGTCCTGTTAATCTGAATGATTTACAGAGATTAACTGAGCACTTGATAGATATTCATTCTCAACATCAAACTATGGAGTTGTCTGATGAAAATTATCAAATGCAGATTGTTGATGCTGTAGCAGGTAATAGCAAAGTATTAGTCAAATATAAAGAACAGTTAATTCTATATAAGAAAGCTCAACATCAATTAAGAGATTTAATTCAACAGCAAGCTGACTTGTTAAAAGAACAAGATTATAATGCTTTTCTTTTAGAAGAATTGGTACAAGCTAAGTTGGATGGATTAGATCAGGTGGAATTAGAACAGGAGTATGATAAGCTTAATAATGTTGAATTTGTAAGAGAGTGTTTTGGACAATCAATAGGAGCTTTGACAGATGATCAAGTTGGAATTGGTAATCAACTGAAAGAAGTAAAACAGTTACTCCAAAAAACGAGTTCTATCTCTAAAGAATACGAAGAATTATATAATCGACTAGTTAGTGTTGAGATTGAGTTGAAGGATCTGTCTAATGAAATAGAAAGTCAATTAGATAGTGTGTCAGCTGATCCAGAACAATTAAATTTGATCAATGAACGACTCCAATTGTTATATAATCTACAGAGAAAACATCAAGTAGGCACTGTAGAGGAGTTAATTGTTCTAAGAGATAACTTAGAAGAACGTGTTGATTTAGCTAGTGGAATTGATGATAAAATTACTTCCTTAGAAAAGGAGATTGCCTCCTTAGAAGTAGTTTTAAATACTTATGGCGATGAGCTAACAAGTACAAGGTTGAAAGCTGTTCCTGTATTGATAAAACAATTATTAGAAATATTAGCATTAGTAGGTATTCCAAATGCAAATTTTAAATTTGATTTTACAATGTCAAAAGCTTTCTTAGCAAATGGAAAAGACGAACTTCAATTGTTGTTTTCAGCTAATAAAGGAATGGATTTCGGAATACTTAAAAAAGTGGCTTCAGGTGGAGAGTTGTCACGTATTATGCTTGCTATTAAAGCAATCTTAGCACGTTATTCAAACCTTCCTACTATTATATTTGATGAGATTGATACAGGTGTGTCAGGTGAAGTAGCTGATAAAATGGGAGTAATAATGAATGATATGAGTAACCATATGCAAGTATTTGCTATAACTCATTTACCTCAGATAGCAGCGAAAGGTAAACAGCATTATAAGGTGTTTAAAACTTCAAATAATGAAACTACTACATCTCAATTAGTTTTATTAAGTTATGACGAAAGAGTACGCGAGATAGCGCAAATGTTATCAGGAAAAGATATTAGTGATTCGGCGTTAGTTCACGCAAAAGAATTACTATCAAAATAA
- a CDS encoding DUF4835 family protein, giving the protein MNKLIWLFGSFFIILSGYAQELNATVTVNHSQVGNTHQAYFKSLEKSLKDFINNTSWTSKKFGSVERIDCMFFLNVTTYGNNTVSGTLQVKSSRPVYNSSYSTQVLLFNDKDITFNYVEFESLYYNPTSYDSNLTSLIGFYANLIVGLDAETFNLGGGNSYLQSANTIASMAQQSNYRGWKQGDGNNTRAAFISDLTSGIGSSYKEALYKYHRLGLDRMSSNVSEGREGVFQALNSLDNLNASRPNSFLSRVFFDSKTDELVGMYSGVTDKNKKRVVELLNKLAPLNGLKWNSL; this is encoded by the coding sequence ATGAATAAACTTATTTGGCTTTTCGGTTCGTTTTTTATAATTCTAAGTGGTTATGCTCAAGAGTTAAATGCAACAGTAACTGTTAATCATAGTCAAGTAGGTAATACACATCAAGCATATTTTAAATCTTTAGAGAAGTCTCTAAAAGATTTTATAAATAATACTAGTTGGACTTCAAAGAAATTTGGTTCAGTGGAGAGGATAGATTGTATGTTTTTTCTAAATGTAACAACTTATGGGAATAATACTGTATCTGGAACTCTCCAAGTAAAATCTTCTAGACCTGTGTACAATTCAAGTTATTCTACTCAAGTACTTTTATTTAATGATAAAGACATTACTTTTAATTATGTAGAGTTTGAATCTTTATACTACAATCCAACTTCTTACGATTCTAACTTAACTTCGTTAATAGGTTTCTATGCAAATTTAATTGTAGGTCTAGATGCAGAGACTTTTAATTTAGGCGGAGGAAATAGTTATTTACAGTCTGCTAATACTATTGCTAGTATGGCTCAACAATCTAATTATAGAGGGTGGAAACAAGGTGATGGAAATAATACTCGCGCAGCATTTATTAGTGATCTTACTTCTGGAATAGGATCTTCTTATAAAGAAGCCTTATATAAATATCATCGTTTAGGACTTGATAGAATGAGTAGTAATGTTAGTGAGGGGAGAGAAGGTGTTTTTCAAGCTTTGAATTCTTTAGATAATTTAAATGCTTCTAGGCCAAACTCTTTTTTGAGTCGTGTTTTTTTTGATTCAAAGACTGATGAGTTAGTTGGGATGTATAGTGGAGTTACAGATAAGAATAAAAAAAGAGTTGTAGAACTATTAAATAAATTAGCTCCTTTGAATGGTTTAAAATGGAATAGTTTGTAG
- a CDS encoding DNA-directed RNA polymerase subunit omega: MDLKKTNAPVNTITYNKSKIEEPTGNIYEAITIIAKRANQINTDIKNELVDKLEEFATYNDSLDEVFENKEQIEVSKFYEKLPKAQALAVEEWLEGKVSFKEVEK, translated from the coding sequence ATGGATTTAAAGAAGACAAATGCTCCAGTAAACACGATTACTTATAATAAAAGTAAGATTGAAGAGCCTACAGGAAATATTTATGAGGCGATTACTATAATTGCTAAGAGAGCAAACCAAATCAACACTGACATCAAAAATGAATTGGTTGATAAGTTAGAGGAGTTCGCTACTTACAATGATAGTTTAGACGAGGTATTTGAAAATAAAGAACAGATTGAAGTTTCTAAATTTTATGAAAAATTGCCTAAAGCACAAGCATTAGCTGTTGAAGAATGGTTAGAAGGTAAAGTTTCGTTCAAAGAAGTAGAAAAATAA
- the coaBC gene encoding bifunctional phosphopantothenoylcysteine decarboxylase/phosphopantothenate--cysteine ligase CoaBC, whose product MSNLGGKRIILGVTGGIAAYKTAHLVRLLIKAGAEVQVIMTPASHQFVTPYTLATLSKKPAYTNFFNAGDEGGTWNNHVELALWADLMIVAPATANTLAKMSNGYCDNLLMAIYLSAKCPVMVAPAMDLDMYMHPTTNKNLELLASFGNIIIPAEDGELASGLIGKGRMAEPETIVKAVRDTFKTNQLLSGKKVLVTAGPTYEPIDPVRFIGNHSSGKMGYDIALEAAKKGAQVILISGPSNQKILHENVQVIKVMSALEMYNECHKYFSEVDVVVAAAAVADYRPKEVATEKIKKDSEEFIIEMEKNPDILASLGGIKDKQYLVGFALETQNEIEHAKAKIKKKNLDFIVLNSLKDDGAGFGKPTNKVTFIDKDFNIEPKELKLKEEVAVDIIYKIIKHYE is encoded by the coding sequence ATGTCAAATTTAGGCGGTAAAAGAATAATACTGGGCGTAACTGGTGGAATTGCCGCGTATAAAACGGCGCACTTAGTACGTTTACTTATAAAAGCAGGTGCAGAGGTTCAAGTAATCATGACACCTGCTTCTCATCAATTTGTAACTCCTTATACTTTAGCTACTTTATCAAAGAAGCCAGCTTATACTAATTTCTTCAATGCTGGTGATGAAGGAGGAACATGGAATAATCATGTAGAGTTAGCATTATGGGCGGATTTAATGATCGTTGCCCCTGCGACAGCTAATACTTTAGCTAAGATGTCTAACGGTTATTGTGATAACTTATTAATGGCTATATATTTATCTGCAAAATGTCCTGTAATGGTTGCTCCTGCAATGGATTTGGATATGTATATGCATCCAACTACAAATAAAAATTTAGAATTATTAGCAAGTTTTGGGAATATAATTATTCCAGCTGAGGATGGTGAATTAGCCAGCGGACTGATCGGAAAAGGTAGAATGGCGGAACCAGAAACTATCGTGAAGGCTGTACGAGATACGTTTAAAACAAATCAACTCCTGAGTGGGAAGAAGGTACTAGTGACTGCTGGACCAACTTATGAACCAATTGATCCTGTTCGTTTTATTGGGAATCATTCTTCAGGTAAGATGGGATACGATATTGCATTAGAAGCTGCTAAAAAAGGTGCTCAAGTAATACTTATATCGGGGCCTAGTAACCAAAAGATATTACATGAGAATGTGCAGGTAATTAAAGTTATGTCAGCTCTAGAAATGTATAATGAATGTCATAAATATTTTTCGGAGGTTGACGTAGTTGTAGCTGCTGCAGCTGTAGCAGATTATCGACCAAAAGAGGTTGCCACAGAGAAAATAAAAAAAGATAGTGAAGAGTTTATTATAGAAATGGAAAAGAACCCTGATATATTAGCTTCACTTGGTGGTATAAAAGACAAACAATATTTAGTGGGTTTTGCTTTAGAGACTCAAAATGAAATAGAACATGCAAAGGCTAAAATCAAGAAAAAGAATCTAGACTTTATCGTTTTAAATTCTTTAAAAGATGATGGAGCTGGCTTTGGAAAACCAACTAATAAAGTTACCTTTATAGATAAAGACTTTAACATTGAACCCAAGGAATTAAAGTTAAAAGAAGAAGTCGCAGTAGATATTATATATAAGATAATTAAACATTATGAATAA
- a CDS encoding outer membrane protein assembly factor BamD, protein MKKYIGLSILMLSIASCGPMQKALKSEDYEFKKEIANQFYEKKKYRNAIRLYEQLETVYRANPKAEDMFFNFAMASFMTKDYEVAAPRFKNFAATYPRSEKREEALLMEIKSGLSLSPVYSLDQRITYEVIDKLQRFIDQYPASNYVFEANSIMTDLNKKIEKKTFENAKQLNTIGEYTRNYGAAIIALDNFIYDYPGTEYKEDALFYKLDSAYKLAMNSVSYKMEDRLKSAKTMYDVLVRFNAETKYKSQADYMLANIDVELAKFSK, encoded by the coding sequence ATGAAAAAATATATTGGTTTATCTATTCTTATGCTTTCTATAGCTAGCTGTGGGCCTATGCAAAAGGCTTTGAAGTCAGAAGATTACGAATTTAAAAAAGAAATTGCAAATCAGTTTTATGAGAAGAAAAAATATAGAAATGCTATTCGTTTATATGAGCAATTAGAGACTGTTTATAGAGCGAATCCGAAAGCAGAAGATATGTTTTTTAACTTTGCAATGGCTTCTTTTATGACAAAAGACTACGAAGTGGCTGCACCTCGTTTTAAAAACTTTGCAGCAACTTATCCAAGAAGTGAGAAAAGAGAAGAAGCCTTATTAATGGAAATTAAGTCAGGTTTATCTCTTTCTCCTGTATATTCTTTGGATCAAAGAATAACTTATGAAGTAATAGATAAGTTACAAAGGTTTATCGATCAATATCCTGCATCAAATTATGTTTTTGAAGCTAATTCGATTATGACGGATTTGAATAAGAAGATTGAGAAGAAGACTTTTGAAAATGCGAAGCAACTTAATACGATAGGAGAGTATACTAGAAATTATGGAGCCGCAATTATAGCACTTGATAATTTTATTTATGATTATCCAGGTACAGAATATAAAGAAGATGCCTTGTTTTATAAACTAGATTCTGCTTATAAATTAGCAATGAATAGTGTGAGTTATAAAATGGAAGATCGACTTAAATCAGCTAAAACAATGTACGATGTATTAGTACGATTTAATGCTGAAACAAAATACAAAAGTCAAGCAGATTATATGCTTGCGAACATAGATGTAGAATTAGCAAAATTTTCAAAATAA